The Streptococcus pantholopis genome has a segment encoding these proteins:
- a CDS encoding DegV family protein codes for MSWKIVADSGCDFKTIDQLAADTEFECVPLTIQIGSEVFKDDEGLNIDEMMAKMYATPSSATSSCPSPDAFLQAYSGADNVIAITITGSLSGSQNSAQLAKELLLEQNPQANIHVIDSLSAGGEMDLIILELNRLINQGLSFDEVVEQITAYQVRTRLIFVLAKVDNLVKNGRLNKLVGKVIGFLNIRMVGRASEEGKLELLQKARGQKKSAEAVVEEMLKSGYDGGRVLIAHARNEKICRQISEKIHSRFPEAELQSQPASGLCSFYAEEGGILVGYETAPS; via the coding sequence ATGTCTTGGAAAATTGTAGCTGACTCTGGCTGTGATTTTAAAACTATTGATCAACTGGCAGCGGATACTGAGTTTGAGTGCGTACCGCTGACTATTCAAATTGGCTCAGAAGTGTTTAAAGATGATGAAGGACTGAATATTGATGAGATGATGGCAAAGATGTATGCCACACCAAGTTCTGCTACTTCTTCCTGTCCCAGCCCCGATGCTTTCCTGCAGGCTTATTCCGGAGCAGACAATGTGATTGCGATTACGATTACGGGCTCTCTGTCCGGCAGTCAAAACAGTGCCCAGCTGGCCAAGGAACTTCTTTTAGAACAGAATCCTCAGGCCAATATCCATGTGATTGACTCGCTTTCAGCCGGAGGAGAGATGGATTTAATCATCTTAGAGTTGAACCGTCTGATTAATCAAGGGCTTTCTTTTGACGAAGTTGTTGAACAAATTACCGCCTATCAGGTTAGAACCCGTCTAATCTTTGTCTTAGCCAAAGTGGATAACTTAGTGAAAAATGGCCGTCTGAATAAGCTGGTCGGCAAAGTCATCGGTTTTCTCAATATTCGGATGGTTGGCAGAGCCAGCGAAGAAGGCAAGCTTGAACTTCTGCAGAAGGCCAGAGGCCAGAAAAAATCAGCTGAGGCTGTTGTTGAAGAAATGCTGAAATCCGGCTATGATGGCGGGCGGGTTCTGATTGCCCATGCCCGTAATGAGAAAATCTGCCGTCAGATCAGTGAAAAAATCCACAGCCGCTTTCCCGAGGCTGAGCTGCAGAGCCAGCCGGCATCCGGCCTGTGCAGCTTCTATGCTGAAGAAGGAGGAATTCTGGTCGGCTATGAAACCGCTCCGTCATAA
- a CDS encoding DUF1310 family protein, which yields MPRKKKIKRLLIGIAVLIGIGLGGFAVHQQQEKQKMIEIATSKEARKVYEDYLKNEDPQAFTAKGFIYSYKVDKESLDYNPMGGLMVTVIINGDEEMDVGFNLMDNGDGTYSSAYYTSSPKFWQTQEKYYGKSD from the coding sequence ATGCCTAGGAAAAAGAAAATTAAGCGGCTGCTGATTGGTATTGCTGTCCTTATCGGCATAGGACTAGGAGGTTTTGCTGTGCACCAGCAGCAAGAAAAGCAAAAGATGATTGAGATAGCAACCAGCAAGGAAGCCAGAAAGGTTTATGAGGATTATTTAAAAAATGAAGATCCGCAAGCATTTACTGCTAAAGGTTTTATATACTCCTATAAGGTGGATAAAGAGTCTTTAGATTATAATCCAATGGGAGGTTTAATGGTTACAGTAATTATCAATGGAGATGAAGAAATGGATGTGGGGTTTAATTTGATGGATAATGGAGATGGTACTTATAGTTCGGCATACTATACAAGTTCGCCAAAGTTTTGGCAGACGCAAGAAAAATATTACGGAAAGAGTGATTAA
- a CDS encoding DUF1310 family protein, with protein sequence MPRKKKVKRLLFSIAALIGIGLGGFAVYQQQEKQKMIEIATSKEARKVYEDYLKNKDQAAFTSKGIIQSYEIDESSLEYNPMGGLMVRIVLNKKQSLNVDFNLIDNGDGSYHSAFYTYSPELNDLLEENN encoded by the coding sequence ATGCCCAGGAAAAAGAAAGTTAAGCGCCTACTGTTCAGTATCGCGGCTCTTATCGGTATAGGATTAGGAGGTTTTGCTGTGTATCAGCAGCAAGAAAAACAAAAAATGATTGAAATAGCAACCAGTAAGGAAGCTCGCAAAGTTTATGAAGATTATCTAAAAAATAAAGACCAAGCTGCTTTTACTTCTAAAGGAATAATACAATCTTATGAGATTGATGAGAGTAGTTTAGAATATAATCCCATGGGTGGATTGATGGTAAGAATTGTTTTGAATAAAAAACAGAGTTTAAATGTTGATTTTAATTTGATAGATAATGGGGATGGTAGTTACCATTCAGCATTCTACACTTACTCACCCGAGCTTAATGATTTATTAGAAGAGAATAACTAG
- a CDS encoding DUF1310 family protein — MPRKKKIKRLLIGIAVLIGIGLGGFAVHQQQEKQKMIEIATSEEARKVYEKHMKANDPNALTEDGIIKSYEIDTKTLEYNPMGGLMVRIYFNNDKELDFHFGLVKNDDGSYSSYGYTLSPKLSSLLEEQVND; from the coding sequence ATGCCTAGGAAAAAGAAAATTAAGCGGCTGCTGATTGGTATTGCTGTCCTTATCGGCATAGGCCTAGGAGGTTTTGCTGTGCACCAGCAGCAAGAAAAACAAAAAATGATTGAAATAGCGACCAGTGAGGAAGCTAGGAAGGTTTATGAGAAGCATATGAAAGCTAATGACCCCAATGCGCTGACTGAAGACGGCATTATTAAGTCTTATGAAATTGATACCAAAACACTCGAATACAATCCAATGGGAGGTTTGATGGTCAGAATTTATTTTAATAATGATAAAGAGTTAGATTTTCATTTTGGATTAGTAAAGAATGATGATGGTAGCTACAGTTCTTACGGTTATACACTTTCCCCTAAGCTTTCTTCATTACTAGAAGAGCAGGTGAATGACTAA
- a CDS encoding DUF1310 family protein, which produces MARREKLKRLLTGIAVLIGIGLGGFAVHQQQEKQKMIEIATSEEARKVYVAKFRREDPFAFKSDGIIQSYEIDEDSLAYNPMGGLMVRVTVNHDKAAYINFNLMDNGDGTYHSAYFGISSKLGDLLGY; this is translated from the coding sequence ATGGCTAGGAGAGAGAAGCTAAAGCGGCTGCTGACTGGTATCGCTGTCCTTATCGGCATAGGCCTAGGAGGTTTTGCTGTGCACCAGCAGCAAGAAAAACAAAAAATGATTGAAATAGCGACCAGTGAGGAAGCTAGGAAGGTTTATGTAGCTAAGTTTAGGAGAGAAGATCCTTTCGCCTTTAAAAGCGATGGCATCATACAATCTTATGAAATTGATGAGGACAGCTTAGCTTACAATCCTATGGGCGGCTTGATGGTCAGAGTAACTGTCAATCATGATAAAGCAGCCTACATTAACTTTAATTTAATGGATAATGGAGATGGTACCTACCACTCGGCTTATTTTGGGATATCTTCAAAACTGGGAGATTTACTTGGGTATTAG
- a CDS encoding DUF1310 family protein: protein MPRKKKLKRLLVGIAVLIGIGLGAFDVYQQQEKQKMIEIATSEEAKKVYEDYLKYLDEKALTAKSFISSYQISKESLQYNPMGGLMVKIIINNDENLFINFNLIENEDGTYSSAYYVDSPSLVDKTEGK from the coding sequence ATGCCTAGGAAAAAGAAATTAAAGCGGCTGCTGGTTGGTATAGCTGTCCTTATCGGTATAGGCCTAGGAGCTTTTGATGTGTATCAGCAGCAAGAAAAGCAAAAGATGATTGAAATAGCGACCAGTGAAGAGGCCAAAAAAGTTTATGAAGATTATCTAAAATATTTAGACGAAAAGGCTTTGACAGCTAAAAGTTTTATTAGCTCTTATCAAATTAGTAAAGAAAGTCTGCAGTATAATCCCATGGGTGGCTTGATGGTGAAAATTATTATTAACAATGATGAAAATCTATTTATCAATTTTAATCTGATAGAGAATGAAGACGGGACTTATAGTTCAGCCTATTATGTTGATTCTCCCAGTTTGGTAGACAAGACAGAGGGAAAATAA